The proteins below are encoded in one region of Pseudonocardia sp. DSM 110487:
- a CDS encoding PDR/VanB family oxidoreductase: MADPFEGEVVVLARRAESDGVVSLELGLPSGEPVPSWGPGAHIDLVLPDGLVRQYSLCGSVENDKSWRIGVLREPEGRGGSRWIHDHADEGTTLTARGPRNHFPLLDSPRYLFIAGGIGITPLLPMISQVHASGAGWELHYGGRERASMAFLDELDGYGDHVTIRPVDQLGMLDLATLLGSPAESTLVYCCGPAGLIDAVEERCRLWPAGCLHVERFTNVVTPSEDDAAFEVELAASGLTMSVPAHLSILEAVENAGIPVLSSCTEGTCGTCETTVLEGEVEHRDVVLTDDERDAGETMMICVSRARCGRLVLDL, translated from the coding sequence GTGGCGGATCCGTTCGAGGGTGAGGTCGTGGTCCTGGCCCGCCGGGCCGAGTCGGACGGCGTGGTGTCGCTCGAGCTGGGGCTGCCGTCGGGCGAGCCCGTCCCGTCATGGGGGCCGGGGGCGCACATCGACCTCGTGCTGCCGGACGGCCTCGTCCGCCAGTACTCCCTGTGCGGATCGGTCGAGAACGACAAGTCGTGGCGGATCGGGGTTCTCCGTGAGCCGGAGGGCCGCGGCGGGTCCCGGTGGATCCACGATCACGCCGACGAGGGCACCACGCTCACGGCCCGCGGGCCGCGCAACCACTTCCCGCTCCTGGACTCGCCGCGCTACCTGTTCATCGCGGGCGGGATCGGGATCACGCCGCTGCTGCCGATGATCAGCCAGGTGCACGCGTCCGGCGCGGGCTGGGAGCTGCACTACGGCGGGCGCGAACGCGCCTCGATGGCCTTCCTCGACGAGCTCGACGGCTACGGCGACCACGTGACGATCCGGCCGGTGGACCAGCTCGGGATGCTGGACCTCGCGACGCTCCTCGGCAGCCCTGCGGAGTCCACGCTGGTCTACTGCTGCGGCCCGGCGGGCCTCATCGATGCCGTCGAGGAGCGGTGCCGGCTCTGGCCGGCGGGCTGCCTCCACGTCGAGCGGTTCACCAACGTGGTCACCCCGTCCGAGGACGACGCCGCGTTCGAGGTGGAGCTCGCGGCCTCGGGGCTCACGATGAGCGTGCCCGCGCACCTGTCGATCCTCGAGGCCGTCGAGAACGCGGGGATCCCCGTGCTGTCGTCCTGCACGGAGGGGACCTGCGGCACCTGCGAGACGACCGTGCTGGAGGGCGAGGTCGAGCACCGCGACGTCGTGCTCACCGACGACGAACGCGACGCGGGAGAGACGATGATGATCTGTGTGTCCCGGGCGAGGTGCGGCCGGCTCGTCCTCGACCTCTGA
- a CDS encoding DMT family transporter — translation MHLQMAVVLAVASAVCYALSAVLQEREASRQQQAGGLALVARLVRRRGWWAAIAATIVGALFHLAAVGAGPLVVVQPIGVSTLVIALLIGSRLGQGPVPARSWAGATCVVAGLPAVFAAVPHDASSTGVRIEGVTGYWQIAAVLAAIVAVALAGAMVLGARNQRRGAAIAYATAAAVCFGFTSATAKTLLLGQIEAQRIAIGVVVVCLGTVLAQHAYRDGGLGAPLAVLTLLDPFTAGAMGMLVLGEPFGTTPLTLAIGVAGGLVTSIGVALLSARRAAEPPNAPPGQPLAAASEVAATR, via the coding sequence GTGCACCTGCAGATGGCCGTCGTACTCGCCGTGGCCTCGGCGGTCTGCTATGCGCTGTCGGCCGTGCTGCAGGAGCGGGAGGCGTCGCGGCAACAACAGGCGGGCGGGCTGGCCCTCGTCGCGCGCCTCGTCCGCCGCCGCGGCTGGTGGGCCGCCATCGCGGCGACGATCGTCGGCGCACTGTTCCACCTCGCTGCCGTCGGCGCGGGGCCGCTGGTGGTCGTGCAGCCGATCGGGGTGTCGACGCTGGTCATCGCCCTGCTGATCGGTTCGCGGCTGGGGCAGGGACCCGTCCCGGCCCGGTCATGGGCGGGCGCGACGTGCGTCGTCGCCGGATTGCCCGCGGTATTCGCCGCTGTCCCCCACGATGCCTCAAGCACCGGAGTCCGGATCGAGGGCGTCACGGGGTACTGGCAGATCGCCGCGGTGCTGGCGGCGATCGTCGCGGTCGCGCTGGCCGGGGCGATGGTGCTCGGCGCCCGGAACCAGCGGCGGGGTGCGGCAATCGCCTACGCAACGGCCGCGGCGGTGTGCTTCGGTTTCACCTCGGCCACGGCGAAGACGCTGTTGCTCGGCCAGATCGAAGCGCAGCGGATCGCGATCGGCGTCGTCGTGGTCTGCCTCGGCACGGTGCTCGCGCAGCACGCCTACCGCGACGGCGGGCTGGGCGCGCCTCTCGCGGTGCTCACGCTCCTCGACCCGTTCACGGCGGGAGCGATGGGCATGCTCGTACTCGGCGAGCCCTTCGGCACCACCCCCCTCACCCTCGCCATCGGGGTGGCGGGCGGGCTGGTCACCTCGATCGGCGTGGCCCTGCTGTCCGCTCGCCGCGCGGCGGAACCGCCGAACGCGCCTCCCGGGCAACCGCTCGCGGCGGCGAGCGAGGTCGCCGCCACCCGATGA
- a CDS encoding ABC transporter substrate-binding protein, with translation MERTGMTTFSRRQVLGAAGAAAIGTSLAACTKPVTSAPTSQATPDVPEETKTLDQLYADAMAEGGRLVVYAGGDTASQQDATRQAFLSRFPRMTLTMVVDYSKFHDVRVDNQIATGTLIPDVVQLQTLQDFPSWKEEGLLLPYKPAGFAALHETFRDPDGTWLAIAVIAFSFMYDSASVGTAAPSSPLDLVDPRWKGKIASSYPQDDDAVLFLYRQYVHEYGWDWVARLATQGVQFERGTNTPAAAVAARQKAIGIGGAGTLNPAPGSTTRWVATDDTPFLAWGQRAAVLAGAAHPAAAKLYLNWQISTDVQKAAFNGWSVRTDVVPAGGLKPIWEYQSAHVDEFVEFMSDRAEVERWRQSFALYFGEVQGAPSPGWLGLHPGQPVT, from the coding sequence GTGGAGAGGACCGGGATGACCACGTTCAGCAGGCGGCAGGTACTCGGGGCGGCCGGCGCGGCCGCGATCGGCACGTCGCTCGCCGCGTGCACCAAGCCCGTGACCAGCGCACCGACGTCCCAGGCCACCCCGGACGTGCCCGAGGAGACGAAGACGCTCGACCAGCTCTACGCCGATGCGATGGCGGAGGGCGGCCGGCTCGTGGTCTACGCGGGCGGGGACACCGCGAGCCAGCAGGACGCCACCCGGCAGGCGTTCCTGTCCCGCTTCCCACGCATGACGCTGACGATGGTGGTCGACTACAGCAAGTTCCACGACGTGCGCGTCGACAACCAGATCGCGACCGGCACGCTGATCCCGGACGTGGTGCAGCTGCAGACGCTGCAGGACTTCCCCTCCTGGAAGGAGGAAGGACTGCTGCTGCCGTACAAGCCCGCCGGATTCGCCGCCCTGCACGAGACGTTCCGGGATCCCGACGGCACGTGGCTGGCGATCGCGGTGATCGCCTTCAGCTTCATGTACGACAGCGCGAGCGTCGGCACCGCGGCCCCCTCCTCCCCGCTCGACCTGGTCGACCCCCGGTGGAAGGGGAAGATCGCGTCGTCGTACCCGCAGGACGACGACGCCGTCCTGTTCCTGTACCGGCAGTACGTGCACGAGTACGGCTGGGACTGGGTGGCGAGGCTCGCCACGCAGGGCGTCCAGTTCGAACGGGGCACCAACACGCCGGCCGCCGCGGTGGCCGCGCGGCAGAAGGCCATCGGCATCGGCGGTGCGGGGACGCTGAACCCGGCGCCGGGCTCCACCACCCGATGGGTGGCCACCGACGACACCCCGTTCCTTGCGTGGGGCCAGCGAGCGGCCGTCCTCGCGGGCGCCGCGCACCCCGCTGCCGCGAAGCTCTACCTGAACTGGCAGATCTCAACGGACGTGCAGAAGGCCGCGTTCAACGGCTGGTCGGTGCGCACCGACGTCGTCCCGGCCGGCGGGCTGAAGCCGATCTGGGAGTACCAGAGCGCCCACGTCGACGAGTTCGTCGAGTTCATGTCCGACCGCGCAGAGGTCGAGCGCTGGCGGCAGAGCTTCGCGCTGTACTTCGGCGAGGTCCAGGGCGCCCCCAGCCCCGGCTGGCTCGGACTGCACCCGGGCCAGCCGGTCACCTGA
- a CDS encoding AAA family ATPase — MRHVVTISASYGAGGAFIGPAVAEKLGVPFLDRAIPVAVADDLRIPVEDALSRDEQVQGWLTRVLSAAAPASADWMIGVTPPPGALLPDAHFNACTERAIRAGIREHGGVILGRAAAIVLRDHATALHVRLHGDPDRRVRQAMELLGVSEREARDAMTRNDSARTAYVRHYYRTDPAGAEHYHLVLDSTRIPIEDCTELIVKAARARSRVHAEPA; from the coding sequence ATGCGACACGTCGTCACGATCTCCGCCAGCTACGGTGCCGGGGGCGCGTTCATCGGCCCGGCGGTCGCCGAGAAGCTCGGCGTGCCCTTCCTCGACCGGGCGATACCCGTCGCAGTGGCGGACGATCTCCGGATCCCGGTCGAGGACGCATTGAGTCGCGACGAGCAGGTGCAGGGCTGGCTCACGCGCGTGCTGTCGGCCGCGGCGCCCGCGTCGGCGGACTGGATGATCGGTGTGACGCCGCCGCCCGGTGCGCTGCTGCCCGACGCGCATTTCAACGCCTGCACCGAGCGCGCCATCCGTGCGGGCATCCGCGAGCACGGCGGGGTGATCCTCGGCCGCGCGGCCGCGATCGTGCTGCGCGATCACGCCACCGCGCTGCACGTACGGCTGCACGGCGACCCGGACCGCAGGGTCCGGCAGGCGATGGAACTGCTCGGGGTCAGCGAGCGGGAGGCACGGGATGCGATGACCCGCAACGACAGCGCCCGCACCGCCTACGTCCGGCACTACTACCGCACCGATCCCGCTGGCGCCGAGCACTACCACCTGGTGCTGGACAGCACGCGGATCCCCATCGAAGACTGCACCGAGCTCATCGTCAAGGCAGCGAGAGCCCGCAGCCGGGTCCACGCCGAGCCGGCCTGA
- a CDS encoding response regulator transcription factor, whose translation MIVDDSEQFLAVARKYLSRDGLEVVATATSQREALEKAEEVQPDIVLVDINLGDESGVELTHLLIDRFPHLRSRIVLISTMDHDDVADLVSDTPAAGFIPKNVLSARAVGELVA comes from the coding sequence ATGATCGTCGATGACTCCGAGCAGTTCCTCGCGGTAGCTCGGAAATACCTCAGCCGTGACGGACTCGAAGTCGTGGCCACCGCGACCTCGCAGCGGGAGGCATTGGAGAAGGCCGAAGAGGTGCAGCCGGACATCGTGCTGGTCGACATCAACCTCGGCGACGAGAGCGGCGTCGAGCTCACCCACCTCCTCATCGACAGATTCCCGCACCTCCGGTCCCGCATCGTCCTGATCTCGACCATGGATCACGATGACGTCGCGGACCTGGTCTCGGACACTCCCGCGGCAGGCTTCATCCCGAAGAACGTCCTCTCCGCTCGCGCGGTGGGCGAGCTGGTGGCATAG
- a CDS encoding SDR family oxidoreductase, translating to MSALQNKVCLVTGAGSGIGAATAVALAAEGAVTVLVGRRRALLDDVAATIAAAGGTAHVEPAAVDDPAQMTALVDGVRERMGPVDVLVNVAGVSSKVRNAQWLSDDEWDHVLRVNLSGVFALTRAVLPDMLARGAGTVITVSSIAAVRPSPLSGPAYGAAKAGVANFMDYLNATYRGDGIRATTILPGEVDTPILDNRPKVPSERERATMLLPEDVAAAVLLAASLPQRAVIEELLINPTHQRDLSDDVETARWAGAPEGRVSGR from the coding sequence ATGAGCGCTCTGCAGAACAAGGTCTGCCTGGTCACGGGTGCCGGTAGCGGCATCGGCGCTGCCACCGCGGTCGCGCTGGCCGCCGAGGGCGCGGTGACCGTGCTCGTCGGGCGGCGCCGCGCGTTGCTCGACGACGTCGCGGCCACGATCGCCGCGGCGGGCGGCACCGCGCACGTCGAGCCGGCCGCCGTCGACGATCCGGCACAGATGACCGCGCTCGTAGACGGTGTGCGCGAGCGCATGGGACCGGTGGACGTTCTGGTCAACGTGGCCGGGGTCTCGTCGAAGGTGCGCAACGCCCAGTGGCTCTCCGACGACGAGTGGGACCACGTGCTGCGGGTCAACCTGAGCGGGGTGTTCGCCCTGACCCGGGCCGTGCTGCCGGACATGCTCGCGCGCGGGGCCGGCACCGTGATCACCGTCTCGTCGATCGCGGCGGTGCGGCCGAGCCCGCTCAGCGGCCCTGCCTACGGCGCCGCGAAGGCAGGCGTGGCGAACTTCATGGACTACCTCAACGCCACGTACCGGGGCGATGGCATCCGGGCCACCACGATCCTGCCCGGTGAGGTCGACACCCCGATACTGGACAACCGCCCGAAGGTCCCGTCGGAGCGGGAACGCGCCACCATGCTGCTCCCGGAGGACGTCGCCGCGGCCGTGCTGCTCGCCGCTTCACTGCCGCAGCGTGCTGTGATCGAGGAGCTGCTCATCAACCCCACACACCAGCGCGACCTCTCCGACGACGTCGAGACCGCGCGGTGGGCGGGCGCGCCGGAAGGTCGCGTTTCGGGGCGATGA
- a CDS encoding polysaccharide lyase family 7 protein, producing MALRTDHRTPNRRALAILVGALVVGGGLLWLVLGVLRPEPPTGGGGGGSGTSIDLEGWKLTLPTEGKSGNAAIVEPAALTEPWLTAGPDGSLSFWAPAEGSTTKNSEHPRTELNSLTEFSAGTDGEHTLTASLAVNQVPEDSKDIIVGQIHGAGDIISAPYVMLHYRDGEIRAVVKQQHKGDEKQSFSLLTGVPLNDRFDVTITDAGDGSMTISASHDGNTQQATAQVPAAFHGQTVRFQVGDYQQADSAKGADDGGRVTFYAIEQS from the coding sequence ATGGCCCTCCGAACAGATCACCGCACGCCCAACCGCCGGGCGTTGGCCATACTCGTGGGAGCCCTCGTTGTCGGCGGCGGGCTGTTGTGGCTGGTACTGGGCGTGCTCAGGCCGGAACCGCCGACCGGTGGAGGCGGTGGTGGCAGCGGCACGTCGATCGACCTCGAGGGCTGGAAGCTCACGCTCCCCACCGAGGGCAAGAGCGGCAACGCCGCGATCGTCGAGCCCGCGGCGCTCACGGAGCCGTGGCTGACCGCAGGCCCCGACGGCAGCCTTTCGTTCTGGGCGCCCGCCGAAGGTTCCACCACCAAGAACTCCGAACACCCGCGCACCGAGCTGAACAGCCTCACCGAGTTCTCCGCCGGCACCGACGGCGAGCACACCCTCACGGCCTCACTCGCGGTGAACCAGGTGCCGGAGGACTCGAAGGACATCATCGTCGGCCAGATCCACGGCGCCGGCGACATCATCTCCGCGCCGTACGTGATGCTGCACTACCGGGACGGGGAGATCCGGGCGGTCGTCAAGCAGCAGCACAAAGGGGACGAGAAGCAGTCCTTCTCCCTCCTCACCGGGGTGCCGCTGAACGATCGCTTCGACGTCACCATCACCGACGCGGGCGACGGCTCGATGACGATCAGCGCGAGCCACGACGGCAACACCCAGCAGGCCACCGCCCAGGTGCCGGCCGCGTTCCACGGCCAGACCGTGCGCTTCCAGGTGGGCGACTACCAGCAGGCCGACTCGGCCAAGGGTGCCGACGACGGCGGGCGGGTCACCTTCTACGCGATCGAACAGAGCTGA
- a CDS encoding pyridoxamine 5'-phosphate oxidase family protein: protein MSEHEPTAVTNLDIYGSEPLPWSRPRDLLPESLTKMETPVFLGTASPDGRPHAAGIGAAWHDGEIYFTSGPGTRKSRNLVANPACTISIRLPGIDLVLEGEAHRVTDNGTITQLAAHYAAEGWPAESDGEGGLTAPFSAPSAGPPPWHLYHFTPRTAVGVASAEPHGATRWTFS, encoded by the coding sequence ATGAGCGAACACGAGCCCACCGCAGTCACCAACCTCGACATCTACGGTTCGGAGCCACTGCCGTGGAGCAGGCCACGGGACCTCCTGCCGGAGAGCCTGACCAAGATGGAGACGCCGGTTTTCCTCGGCACCGCGAGCCCAGACGGCCGCCCTCACGCCGCCGGCATCGGTGCCGCATGGCATGACGGTGAGATCTACTTCACGAGCGGGCCGGGCACCCGCAAGTCCCGCAACCTGGTCGCCAACCCGGCCTGCACGATCTCCATCCGCCTCCCGGGCATCGACCTGGTGCTGGAAGGCGAGGCCCACCGCGTCACCGACAACGGGACCATCACACAGCTCGCCGCGCACTATGCCGCGGAAGGCTGGCCCGCCGAGTCCGACGGGGAGGGCGGCCTCACAGCGCCGTTCAGCGCGCCCAGCGCAGGGCCGCCCCCGTGGCACCTCTACCACTTCACGCCGCGGACCGCCGTCGGCGTGGCCAGCGCAGAACCCCACGGCGCCACGAGGTGGACCTTCTCCTGA
- a CDS encoding HNH endonuclease signature motif containing protein, with the protein MATSGPLPATKSIQSNIGSSRIDSMSGSPVATAHRLLAEAIDALTAAADAGATDAELLSVLTVCERLNRRLDHLTVSTISTLQRRGAFAERGYKSTAGALSDLLGWERFEARRRVDAADGVCSRISLDGTELPPRLAATAAVFDAGRARLRHVEVIAKLLDSPAARRLSPAIWAGAEATLAEKATEYTPSELQTWGAELIEKLDADGPEPDERPPAEINELHLLPHRRRPGGSLKGRFDNAALYDAIATLIDTMAAPRTNDDERSAAQRQAEALAEVCGYVLDHGEVPDSGGRRPHLNVIIGLDDLECRARAAMLDFGGRLSPEALRMLACDAAVVPIVMNGAGQPLDVGRARRTIPDGLRRAVAARDRGCARCGRPPSWCEIHHLIPWENGGETALGNCVMLCRTCHRLVHHTDWIVRLRDGLPEFIPPTWIDPDRHPRRRPRPQFVPA; encoded by the coding sequence TTGGCGACGAGTGGCCCTCTACCAGCGACAAAGAGCATTCAATCGAACATCGGTTCGAGTAGAATCGATAGCATGTCCGGCAGCCCGGTCGCCACCGCGCACCGCCTCCTCGCCGAGGCCATCGACGCGCTGACGGCGGCCGCGGATGCCGGCGCCACCGACGCCGAACTGCTGTCCGTACTCACCGTCTGCGAACGCCTGAATCGGCGGCTGGACCACCTCACCGTGTCCACCATCTCCACCCTGCAACGGCGCGGTGCGTTCGCGGAGCGCGGCTACAAATCCACCGCAGGCGCCCTCAGCGACCTGCTCGGCTGGGAACGGTTCGAAGCACGTCGCCGGGTCGACGCCGCGGACGGTGTGTGCTCCCGAATCAGCCTCGACGGCACCGAACTCCCACCTCGACTGGCAGCCACCGCGGCGGTGTTCGACGCCGGCCGCGCCCGGCTACGCCACGTCGAGGTCATCGCGAAATTGCTCGACTCGCCCGCCGCTCGGCGACTGTCCCCTGCGATCTGGGCCGGCGCCGAGGCCACGCTTGCGGAGAAGGCCACCGAGTACACGCCGAGCGAGTTGCAGACCTGGGGCGCCGAGCTGATCGAAAAACTCGACGCCGACGGACCGGAGCCCGACGAGCGCCCACCTGCGGAGATCAACGAGCTGCACTTGCTGCCGCACCGCCGTCGCCCCGGCGGATCGTTGAAAGGCCGCTTCGACAACGCTGCGCTCTACGACGCGATCGCCACGCTCATCGACACCATGGCTGCGCCGCGCACCAACGATGACGAGCGCAGCGCAGCCCAGCGGCAGGCCGAGGCGCTGGCCGAGGTGTGCGGGTATGTGCTCGACCACGGCGAGGTCCCCGATTCAGGCGGCCGCCGTCCGCACCTGAACGTCATCATCGGGCTGGACGACCTGGAATGCCGCGCCCGTGCCGCCATGCTCGACTTCGGCGGACGGCTCTCCCCCGAGGCGCTACGCATGCTGGCCTGCGACGCCGCCGTGGTGCCGATCGTGATGAACGGCGCCGGGCAGCCCCTCGACGTCGGCCGCGCCCGCCGCACCATCCCCGACGGGTTGCGTCGCGCGGTGGCTGCCCGGGACCGGGGCTGCGCCCGCTGCGGCCGACCGCCATCCTGGTGCGAGATCCACCACCTCATCCCGTGGGAAAACGGCGGGGAAACCGCGCTCGGCAACTGCGTCATGCTCTGCCGAACGTGCCATCGCCTCGTCCACCACACCGACTGGATCGTCCGCCTCCGCGACGGACTCCCCGAGTTCATCCCGCCCACCTGGATCGACCCGGACCGACATCCCCGACGAAGACCCCGGCCACAGTTCGTCCCCGCCTGA
- a CDS encoding ABC transporter ATP-binding protein, translating to MTLLEVDGLEVVYRGRPPVRAVDGVDIAVDAGEVLGLVGESGCGKSTVARAICGLVPPAAGTVSFDGRPVEPLGLRRRPLELTRIQMVFQDPYGSLHPRRPVGVQIGDGVRAAVGRGAEGSEPGWWLERVGLDRGAARRYPHEFSGGQRQRIAIARALAARPDLLIGDEPISALDASTQAIVAALMRDLAVESGAGLLFISHDLTVVRLIADRLAVMYRGRIVESGPARTIWEDPQHPYTRALLAAVPQPDGSGTMPEPPVDGVEFPLEPMLR from the coding sequence GTGACGCTGCTCGAGGTCGACGGGCTCGAGGTGGTCTACCGCGGCAGGCCTCCCGTCCGCGCCGTCGACGGCGTGGACATCGCAGTGGATGCCGGCGAGGTGTTGGGCCTGGTCGGGGAGTCGGGGTGCGGCAAGTCGACGGTGGCGCGCGCCATCTGCGGGCTCGTCCCGCCTGCCGCGGGCACCGTGTCGTTCGACGGCCGCCCGGTCGAGCCGCTCGGTCTGCGGCGCCGCCCGTTGGAGCTGACCCGGATCCAGATGGTGTTCCAGGACCCGTACGGCTCGCTGCACCCGCGGCGACCGGTGGGCGTACAGATCGGTGACGGCGTCCGGGCGGCCGTGGGCCGGGGCGCGGAGGGGTCCGAGCCGGGCTGGTGGCTGGAGCGGGTCGGCCTCGACCGCGGCGCCGCACGCCGCTACCCGCACGAGTTCTCCGGCGGTCAGCGCCAGCGGATCGCCATCGCCAGGGCGCTCGCCGCCCGCCCGGACCTGCTGATCGGCGACGAGCCGATCTCGGCGCTCGACGCGTCCACCCAGGCGATCGTCGCGGCGCTGATGCGCGACCTGGCGGTGGAGAGCGGCGCCGGCCTGCTGTTCATCTCGCACGACCTGACGGTGGTGCGGCTGATCGCCGACCGGCTGGCCGTGATGTACCGGGGCCGGATCGTCGAGTCCGGGCCGGCGCGCACGATCTGGGAGGACCCGCAGCATCCCTACACCCGGGCGCTGCTCGCGGCCGTTCCCCAGCCCGACGGCTCGGGCACGATGCCGGAGCCGCCGGTGGACGGGGTGGAGTTCCCGCTGGAGCCGATGCTGCGCTGA
- a CDS encoding ABC transporter ATP-binding protein — translation MTALRIDGLTLRIGEAEILRGVDLDLEAGRIQGLAGESGSGKTMTGLAVMGLLPPRARVGGAITYGGRDLLALTPRQRNDLRGTQIAMVFQDPSTSLHPMLSIEAQLTDHLRHHLRLDRAAARARAVELLQRVRIPDPAAALRRFPHQFSGGQRQRIAIAIALACSPSVLIADEPTTALDVTVQAGVLHLLRDLAREMGLAVLLVTHDLGVMSAVADQVAVMRDGEVVENGERHQVFTTPAHPYTASLLASLPGAAGGVRTLDDVRALEES, via the coding sequence ATGACCGCCCTCCGGATCGACGGCCTCACGCTGCGCATCGGCGAGGCCGAGATCCTGCGCGGCGTCGACCTCGACCTGGAGGCGGGCCGGATCCAGGGCCTCGCGGGCGAGTCGGGGTCGGGCAAGACGATGACCGGCCTGGCGGTGATGGGCCTCCTGCCGCCCCGCGCTCGGGTCGGGGGCGCCATCACATACGGCGGCCGCGACCTGCTCGCGCTCACCCCGCGACAACGCAACGACCTGCGGGGCACCCAGATCGCGATGGTCTTCCAGGACCCGTCCACGAGCCTGCACCCGATGTTGAGCATCGAGGCTCAGCTGACCGACCACCTGCGCCACCACCTTCGGCTCGACCGCGCCGCGGCCCGCGCCCGCGCCGTCGAGCTCCTCCAACGGGTGCGCATCCCGGACCCGGCAGCCGCCCTGCGCCGCTTCCCGCACCAGTTCTCCGGCGGGCAGCGCCAGCGCATCGCGATCGCCATCGCGCTGGCCTGCTCCCCGTCCGTCCTGATCGCCGACGAACCGACAACCGCCCTCGACGTCACGGTGCAGGCCGGTGTGCTGCACCTGCTGCGCGACCTGGCCCGCGAGATGGGGCTCGCCGTGCTGCTGGTGACCCACGACCTCGGGGTGATGAGCGCGGTCGCCGACCAGGTGGCGGTGATGCGCGACGGCGAGGTCGTGGAGAACGGGGAACGCCACCAGGTGTTCACCACGCCCGCCCACCCCTACACGGCGTCGCTGCTCGCGAGCCTGCCCGGGGCAGCGGGCGGCGTCCGGACCCTCGACGACGTACGTGCCCTGGAGGAGTCGTGA
- a CDS encoding ABC transporter permease has protein sequence MSTVAEGPLRARFRTRIPQAWRTPLGVTGAAVALVWILIAVLGPALWPHDPLAQDFARLEAPSAAHWFGTDELGRDVFTRVLAGAQVTMPLAILLVGLSVLIGGVLGLAAGFFGRWVDETVMRLTDLVMAFPTVILAMVVAASLGASLLNAVLAALVVSWPAYARVTRGLVVGIREADYVLADRLLGFSPLRSLGTDIVPMVTGPVLILASLDIGTATLLLSGLSFLGLGAKPPTAEWGSMVATAIQNFDSWWLGVFPGLAILTVVMAFNFLGDALRDALDPRTAGVLGKAETR, from the coding sequence ATGAGCACGGTGGCCGAGGGGCCGCTGCGCGCGCGGTTCCGCACGCGGATCCCGCAGGCATGGCGCACCCCGCTCGGCGTCACCGGCGCCGCGGTTGCACTGGTGTGGATCCTGATCGCCGTGCTGGGCCCGGCGCTCTGGCCGCACGACCCGCTCGCCCAGGACTTCGCGCGGCTGGAGGCGCCGAGCGCGGCCCACTGGTTCGGCACCGACGAGCTCGGCCGCGACGTGTTCACCCGCGTGCTGGCCGGCGCTCAGGTGACGATGCCCCTTGCCATCCTGCTCGTCGGGTTGTCCGTCCTCATCGGGGGCGTCCTCGGCCTCGCCGCCGGGTTCTTCGGGCGCTGGGTCGACGAGACCGTGATGCGGCTGACGGACCTCGTGATGGCGTTCCCGACGGTCATCCTCGCGATGGTCGTCGCTGCGTCGCTCGGTGCGAGCCTGCTGAACGCGGTGCTCGCCGCGCTGGTCGTCTCGTGGCCCGCCTACGCCCGCGTCACGCGCGGGTTGGTGGTCGGTATCCGGGAGGCCGACTACGTGCTGGCGGACCGGCTGCTCGGCTTCTCGCCGCTGCGATCACTGGGAACCGACATCGTCCCGATGGTGACCGGGCCGGTGCTGATCCTCGCCAGCCTCGACATCGGCACCGCGACACTCCTGCTGTCCGGGCTGTCGTTCCTCGGGCTGGGCGCGAAGCCGCCCACCGCGGAGTGGGGCTCGATGGTGGCCACGGCGATCCAGAACTTCGACTCGTGGTGGCTGGGCGTGTTCCCGGGCCTCGCGATCCTGACCGTGGTGATGGCGTTCAACTTCCTCGGGGACGCGCTGCGCGACGCTCTCGACCCGCGCACGGCGGGCGTGCTGGGGAAGGCGGAGACCCGATGA